agtgtgctgacaacttcgttctgatggtaagggccaaagttagtcagatttctattgggcagggctggcccaaaatcaggcctgatttgttaaccaaagtattcaaacagctgatcctaattatccctttaattgggttgagttaactggggggggggtgggtcaataactttcacacctgaaaattgcatgtttgattactttgcacaccaaacaaatgaaagcagcagcaaactggtgtcatttttttctctgaccTCTATATACTACTTCAATGTGAAAAGTGCAGAAAGTCGgactgggcaaatactttttcacggtactgtaagcatttcatttctatcataaacatatttgtcaatctccattttttaatagtttcacaaatcgatggattgtgcatgtctaataaataactaatatcacttctgttcaaatctgtaaaatatttttttaatgtagcctTTAGGGATAggaattttaaatgtatgaacTCCAAAGAAGTGGTTAAATATGCTAGGTGTATAATCagtcacgtgacaaatttcaccaaacgcatgtattttaatgtgttcatttttaattttattatcatATACAGTCAGTCCATCGCGTATCTGACTGCTATGGAGctagagtaagggcagatattttaaaaagggagGGGTTAGGCCCTTGCCttcaagtagcttttctaattgatgcaacagaaagattgacccTGGGGTGGGTTTTATTCTCTGTCGATCTGGTGCTTCATTGGGACACTGTTTTCATGTTGTAGTTGGCATGATATGGTGTCAAGTCCACAGGGTAATAAAGTTAGTGATAAGCCTTTTTTCTgaaatttgttatatttttaataaaatggcatctccTAAACTAAGAACGAAGGAAAGCCATGTTTGGGAGTATTTTGAGTAACCGGGCGAGAGAACAGGTATGtaaattatgccaaacaaaattgctgtaccacaaaaatgtgttaaatgcttcaccatttaaaacattcagaaattactgtggatggagttactaATGGCAgtaaaaaagcaaacatccataataaacagaacgctcCAGGTAGTGACTAACATTTATTCAGCCCTTGCATCCCTGTGATTAGGTATAAAACGATTTAAGAGGAAGGGTTTTTTCCCAGTTAATTGAGcgtgtaaataaattatatataagcTTAATTTACCTGTGCACTtttacacattgtttttaaaaaaattagtcATTTTATCtgtaatttgtcaacagaaggggatatttaaaattataaagagATGATGATAGATTTCCCGTTTGTGGCACTGATCCCTGAACAGTAGTGctaatataacaatgtattggaatTTGTGCATTTTTGATCGATTCTGTAACACATGTTGGacatgtaagttttttttttttttttttttttgctttgcttattctaattgtttttttgttttgttctttggcatttaaacattcatacaAATGTGCCAAAGCGatacgaattgcacacccctgagcTGTCTAGAATAGTCTTTAAACAGGATTAATtcatccaactttttacatatctgctcGTACTCCCACTGCAGTTGGATATGTGACggattgctttattttaatagtattGGCTTCTAGTTGTCTTCTTAGGGTGGGAGGGGGTTATcgttagtgctgggacaaatatccagaTAGTCGCACACATTTTTTGACgtgtatttggatacaaaaatcagatgttcgtattcgctagaaTTGATAAATATGTACTACTATTATGTACTACTTCACCAGAAGTTGCACagccagtttaaaaaatggcaaatgagaaagagctctgtgtgatgtgttaatatatttataaaaaaaaaaaaaaaaaaaaacacatgatcaacacagcagctcttgagcctctatttaaaagttttagacagcaaaaagtaaacaaaccagattgtgTGCACAAGCATAGTACTCTGTGGAATGCCATCTGGGTCAAATATGTGTTGTGCTACTTTAGAGCGAGTCAGTCTCgtgggacaaaagaaaaaaaaaaagacaagcatgtcattctgaaatgcattgcttaaacagtacccaacttgctggaaatgttgtgtattgatttttatatagattgtatatattatatattttgtgttgcgactttatgtggaatgtaatgagaaccaaaacggtgagtttttttttctccttaattTTACAACGctatgttattactttatgaaaacatgtgtgGCATCTTTTTACTGGAAAGAAACGGCGATGGTAAGGAccgggggggggggtaaaaatgttttaataaaatgcagtatTAACTTTATGAACTCTTtgttttgggaataaacaaaacagttaactttatttgttatgtatgctatttgttttgtagttaattcactggggtaaagtaaagCCAACGCAGCATATTACTCTTTACTCCTGGGATGTTTTTCtattaacgtgttacatattgtaatgtcttgctgtaaaataaaggggCAAAGGCAGAGGCCACGTctcctgcccctgctgctgtgctgtctctgcctgtgttctgagcaatacagtggcttttattcctttttttaaaccaaattaatatttaaattgagccaacatttaaacatgaaaatccagtgtttgtcccagcactagttatCTTACCgctttaatttgtaattattttattttgctttcaacAAGCTCCTTAAACCACCTATAGTTCTTTGTTACATGTCTATCGGTGTAGCACTGGCTAGTTTGCTGTTGACATTAGAAACTAATTATTTTAtgctattaatgcattttaatgttattgGCTGCTTGTGTGGTATTTGTGCACcaagagtattctgtttgtctttcttACCACGTTTTAGGGTTGGatgataattacattttcagctgTCGATTATCGTCTTTAAATTATCACAGTAATTCTGATTTATCAGCTGAATCggtaaaatataaacatttcttgTAATTTATCAAAATTATTCTTGAGCAGCATGACAACCGCCTGTCTAAGTCAAtgagtttagaagaaaaaaaactacagtgaGTTTTTACGTTGGTGCCCAGAACAAACAAAGTATATTGAGTTATGTAGTTTtcctataaaatgtatattttgtatttaaacatttaattccaGAACATTTACGTTCATTAAAAAGTGCAgccaaatgtattaatataacgAAACAAAATTGCTTACGTTAcctggaagcatttgttttctttacttgtaTGGCAAATCTGCCATTAAGAGACTCAAACtaggttttaaaaatgtgtgtgtgtgtctctgtatataaTTGTATACTGTTAGGATACTGAGTTTTGCGCATCGCTGCTTGtatgcagtttaataaaataaactgcctATCCTTCCATTATGCAAGTACCCATTTTTATAATAGCAACGCCATGGGAACAGATAAGTACAAGCATATTTTCCCCTGTGTGGTTCATAGGCTGCAGTATAGTACCCATGTCTTTACTGTCGTTGGCTATAAAACATTTGCCacatgattgtgtttttttttctttttgcaattacaTTAATTTACGTAAAGAGTCACTTCTACAGTAGCTTTACAGTGAGGTagcttttttcaattttctaatgtgttttttgttagaaAACCTTTCATGCTTTCCAGTgtacaacattttcaaaatgaaaccaTAACTGTTAGTTAAAAGCCTAAGCATATTGTTTAAAGTCAATACCTCAACTTGCAGTGTACACAGTGCTCACACAGATCATGTTTACACCTCACGCAGACAGTTCAGTGCCGCTTCCTGCTTAATTTTTCAACGTGATAAATTAACAGTGATAAACTATATTATagattattgttccaaccctacCACGTTTCAATATTCACTGGTCTGGTGTAAGTTGATTTTAAGGGCATTTCGTTTTTTGACGAGCATTGATTCTGAAAACATTTGCTATCCATTTTCAGGTGCAAGGAAAGGATCCAGCAGTTGAAATCACACAGGAACTTATTGATGAGTCTGAGGAGGAGCGTTTCGAAGAAATGCCTGAAACAAGTCACCTGGTTGACCTCCCCCCTTGTGAACTTAACAAACTTGAAGAGATAGCTGATCTAGTAACATCTGTTCTGTCCTCCCCGATTCGCAGAGAAAAGCTTGCACTGGCCTTAATGAATGAGGGCTACATTAAGAAACTGCTGCAGCTTTTCCAGGTTTGTGAGGACCTTGAGAACACTGAAGACCTGCACCATTTATATGAAATTGTAAGAGGAATTTTGTTCCTCAACAAGGCAGCTCTCTTTGAGGTTATGTTCTCGGACGACTGCATTATGGATGTTGTTGGTTGTCTTGAGTACGATCCCGCCCTAGTACAGCCAAAAAAGCACAGGGAGTTCTTAACCAAAACTGCCAAGTTTAAAGAGGTAATACCCATCACAGACTCTGAACTGAGGCAGAAAATCCATCAAACATATAGGGTGCAGTATATCCAGGACATCATCTTGCCAACTCCATCTGTTTTTGAGGAGAATTTTCTTTCAACGCTGacctcttttattttctttaacaaggTTGAGATTGTCAGTATGTTGCAGGTGAGTTGACAcgtgatggtttttttttttttttttacttattttaattactttctgGAGAGAAACAGTTTGGTGTGTAAAGTAAGTTCCATAATTGTAGACCTTGGGAAGGGTGCCGTTTTTGGGATGCTAGCAATGTATGTAACAAGCTGACAAAGAAGTATGTCTTTCAGAGGGTGGTGTGTTTGGGTAATTTAATTGCAAGTGGATATACTTACAGTAGTTAAGTAGTTGTGCATGAAATTTCACCCAAGGTTGTCATTTTTCCCTTgtcttttttaatgtaactgtatTCCTTGTTTTATACTTGACAAATTCCTTAAGCTATGAACTCTCTTGTAAGAAGATAAATTTCTCTCAAGTTATTATTCAGACCAGTAAATATATTTCCTGGTCCAAATGGtgcctttttgttcttgtttaggTCACTATAGTAACTCTGGATCAATGTGATTTATAAACCACCATTTAGATATGTATTGTAACTccatgtgttttctgtttgtaataTCAAATAGGAAGATGAGAAATTTTTGTCTGAAGTCTTTGCACAGCTGACGGATGAAGCAACTGATGATGGCAAGAGGCGTGAACTGGTAAGTAAACTTTCTTCAGAAACTGAATTTTTGTTGTAACAAGGGAAGAATTTGTTTAGTTATACTTTAATACACTTCTGTTAAtagtcaaacaaacactgcttaaaatatacatattcacATAACAGAATTCACAAATAAAGGTGTCAGGTATatgtagggcttgaagttttcgggttttatttttgatcgcATGGCGtcccttttaaaaactgttaatttcaatgtcacttgtttttaccttcacgTCTTGACTGAGCCTGGATATGTTCTACGTAATTTATTTCAAACGGACGTGACAAATTATGTTAATTGCTCATCACTGATGCTAACAACATTTAACTTGCAGTCACCTAGTttaatatttgtgcttttattttcacttgttttaGCAGTTATCCTGACATTTTGTTTCAGTATAAAATATccagtgtacactgatagcaagtccatctaaaatctccttgattttttagcaaagagaaaaataatcttaaacccagtctttaattagtagcTTTCTCTCTATTAGAATGCAGAAACAGCTTAGCTACTAATTAAGCCTGTGTTCCAAGGtccgttcgctagccaggaattcataGGTAGTAAACCTTCAAATGTTTATCAggcagcctgtttttttttttccttttttctttctcaatcGTTTGATAGTGTGGCTactgtaaatcacacattaaatgtcactctcatgcaaaatgttatttttcgattagtataatgcatattactttaACAAGTTGTATTAAAATTCACTGATTTTAATGACtaccatggcggttctagtgttgagaggtagagatttggaaaacaaAAGCCGAAGTTCAAGCCCTAGATATATCATAGAAAGGAAACCAATGCGGAAATGGTGTCTAAACCAAATAAAACAAGCCCATTCTTCTGTACGGAGGTGcttctcttctttttttaaatggacagatTCATGGAGGCTTAAATTCCCAttaagttttttgtttaatatgtagAAGTTAGGTTTTTCCTGCCAATTCAAAATGAGTGTTGTAAGAAAAAACTAAGTTATTAGTAAGCATTTTTTGTTATGTAACTTGTTAAATATGTGTATTGTCTACATAATCATATTGTTTGCTTTTATATTTACTAACATTCCTTCCCCCACCCCCTTTCAACAGGTTAACTTTTTCAAAGAATTCTGTGCATTTTCTCAAACGTTACAACCCCAGAACAGAGATGCATTTTTCAAGACTCTTGCTAACTTGGGAATTCTTCCTGCTCTGGAAATAGTAATGGTTAGTACTTTTTCTATCCAAATTTTGTCCTGCGTGTGAGAGAAATTTAGAATTTGGTATTTAGAGGAATATGTAGACAGACatatatgctttttaaaatgtaagattgAAATTAAACACCAGTTGTCGGTTGCAGTAGACAGTGTTATTTTATGTGATGTGTTCACAAGTTATGTACAaaatacagtgctaccctgttataacaCGACCCGTTACAgtgtggaatcggttataacatggGGAGGTTGTGGCTGTCATTTCCCCCATGATGCAATTTGATTGAAACgttgggttttattgttttacattaccatatttaaacccatttaagttgAATATTGGGACAAAGTACTTCTAAAGCTTGTAAACTGCTaaactgctattccaccagtttaaagtttacatcatactgtatatattgtaacaacctgggatttatactgttacacgactgtcctgtgtgtgtgtaagcagggaAGCAGTAAGCGTCCCTCAGCCGGGGTTGATTGACATCCAGGTAGGGACATGAACGCCCACATCAATGCAGGCAGAGCTGATAGCTGGgtcagacaagctgctgtgtgaatgtgcaagactgttgtatttggtgtggcccaggctgacGGGCAAGGAATAATTGCTCCAATGAACCATGTATCTCAGTGTCTGCAAATTGTGTCCCCCTCCTTCATTTACCACgctacgctacaatattaatttggccaatgtaaatcatttcaggaacaaaaatgccaatattcgttaCGAAACACAAATAACGCAGTCTCCCAATTACTGACCCTGACGACCGCGTTGTAACGGGGGAGTAGCACTGtagtatattaaaacattttgtattgtcTTTGCAGGGCATGGATGATTTGCAAGTGAGGGCTGCAGCAACAGATATCTTCTCTTATTTGGTAGAGTTTAGTCCGTCCATGGTACGGGAGTTTGTTATGCAGGAAGCTCAGCAGAGTGATGATGTAAGTACtcttaatagtttaaaaaaaaaaaaaaaattgaaagcacAGATGTCTTTGCATTTCCTTATTTGCTTCAGCTACATAGATGACAACTGTTCAGATTTTGTCAGGTAATTCTGAAATGGTGAGGTGATTTTGCCATTACACCCATTTATGTAGTGATTCCTTCTGACTCAAGCCCCAAAGTAAATTGTTTgaaagtaatatttatttattgctgttagCATGGAACCTTGTTTTTAATGCGAAACAGACTGAGCAATTAAAACCCGGAAAATAAAATGGACAATATGAAGCCTTCATACAAAGGCAGACTTGATTGCTTGGAAATAAACCATTTCTGTGCCACATTGTGTGATGCATAGCAAGACTGTATGTGATCTTGCAGAAGTTGTCAGTACATGAGATTTGACAGTTTATTTATCACACAttgcagtactgtattttaatagcaCCTCCTTTAGGCTTTTACATgagagagatatagatagatcACCCAAAACACATGGACACattcaaatgtttatttgcacATGGGAGCCCTTAAGTGAACAGATCACcttgcagggttatataaacacagcatgctaaatgtgttggagACCATGACATTGACCTCCTAATATGGTAGCCATACTAAGGTCATGTGACATTAGTTTCTGGGGTTATACACTATGTTCATAGTTAGTACACCGCTGTATTCATTGCAGTACACACCATTACAAGTGTTAtccagtaaaaaatacattttactgcctTTTGTTTTACTTCTCTTCTGATCATATCAATGTTATAGGCCTTATagttataaaatgtcacattagATAAGAGTAGTTATAAAATATGTCAGTGGTAGATGtgagcaaattcaaataagaattaaaaaaagaaatacagtaaatttATGTTTGAGTGATTTTGACTAAGAGCAATTAGTCTTGTCCAGAAACTCGCTTTCAGACTGCCTTTACAGTGCATAGCTGTTTACAGACTGCATATTCAATGTTTCTGCTAGTTATGCATAACAAAATGATTGTCATTTACACCACATGGCCACAGTAATGCCTCTTGGTATAAGATTTAGGTATCGTATTaggaaaaatgtaattcacaaGGTCATTCACATACCTCTTCTTCATCTAGGACATTCTCCTTATAAATGTGGTCATTGAGCAAATGATATGTGATCCTGACCCTGAGCTTGGAGGAGCCGTTCAGTTAATGGGACTCCTTCGTACTCTAATTGATCCTGAGAACATGTTGGCACCATCAAATGTAAGAAAGCTTTACAGGgtaaatactttaaatatgttGGGTATCTTCAGACTATTTGAACCTATATATTTAATCAAATAGCACATGTTCATTTCTtctcacagaaaacagaaaagactGAATTTCTCAGCTTTTTCTACAAGTATTGCATGCATGTACTCACTGCTCCTCTTTTGGCGAATACAGCGGAAGAAAAAACAGGAAAAGGTAAGTCTCCAAATCTTACTTAATGCTACaattcttttaaatgtttaacccaATGTCTACCAATCAAACTTCCACTGGGAAGTATTTAAACCAAAACCATATTTGTCAAAGTTTAACATGAAACTGTAATGGTATGAGTCTCAATTTTCAGACAGGTGTGTGCACAGATATTGTAGACAAGTGTTTTTACATAGTCATCCAGTTTGCATAATACAGTACAGATTCATTTTTGGTTTGCCTGCATTTTTagttctgacttttttttttttttaatttattttttgctaaattgcacCACTAATGTTTTAGAAACCATTGAAATCGgtaaaggttatttatttttggcaacaGTTCAGATCTTTACTGGCTTGTACTTGTTTATCAGATGCAGTAGTTGGATCCAACAAGATTAGTGCAATTTGTCCTGGTAAGTGCTAGGTTTTGCCTATGaaattcttgattttttttgttttgttttaacgaAGAACCTGAGCTCTTTGTTAGAGGCTTTAGGATTCAGCTCagcttttatttaactttttggaGAACATGTTCACTGGCTGCCAAAAGTATTCATACAcctcatttgtttttttcatcccAAAAAAGTTGAATGGCATTCATATGGAAAGCCATCACCAGTGAAGGATAGAAAGAAAATACACGTAAATTCTGATTGTTAATGTATTGCCGGGgggccccacccccccccccccctatgcAAAACAGTAGTAACTGTTTAAAGAAAGGTTCAGTTTAGAAATACATGCCTCACAAAATTTTAGTTTGCTGGTGCTGGTTAAAGCCTCATTGTTTTCGCTTCTATAGTTGCTAAGATATGTTTCCAATTAGTTGAACCCCAGTTTGAatgttcactttagttttttctctcttctctctctctcatatttagATAACTTTCAGACAGCTCAGTTGCTGGCCTTAATTCTGGAGCTGCTTACGTTCTGTGTTGAACATCACACATATCACatcaaaaactacatcatgaacaAAGATCTGTTGAGGCGGGTGTTGGTACTGATGAACTCAAAGCATACGTTCTTGGCCTTATGTAAGTACTGTTAACAAATTGTGATTTTAGAACTTGTGTACGTACACATGCTATGctttcatttttacatatttagAGAACGGCTTAAGAGTGTGGAGTAATGTGTGTGTCCATAAGCTGCAGGTACTAGGGATGTGcatttttggtacatttttatgaacattttaaattctAAGCAGTGTCATGTTTAAACTATctctgtatacacacacacactttattttgcATTCTGATTATATTCTGACAGCCGtgtagtattttctaagcaaattcATTCTAAAGCAAAAAGTTTTAACATCAGaaaaaattctgaatttaaacccACACTCCCCAGTTAGTGTATGTATTGCAGTGAAGTCCACGTACTGGTGCAAATAATtcagcatttttatatttaaatgtgctgTTCGATCAAACAGTGGTTGCAGTTAGTCGTCCCCATGGAAATGGACCTATAAACAAACTCAACACATTTTCGGATCATGTAATGTTACTAAAATAGTTTGTTTCTAAAGGTTCATTAAAAAGAGGAACCTTTtctgttgtggttttgttttttaagtaactGATCAAAATGATTGTAATCTGTAATTCATACAGGGAATAGAAGTTGTTGAATGATACACAggttattacaaaaatgtatacatttttctaagcgtttttttttttttttatttagaaatggtGTGAGGGATTGTTGGGTTGGTGGAGATAAAATTAATGAATATgttaaattactaaaaaaaaatgtgactggtTAAATGGCATATTAAACATTTTACCATCCTTAAACAGCTACGTGTGGATGTAGTCGGTCTACTTTTTCATGATGCTGATGGCTCTAAACTCGTATTAGCAGGTGTAGTGGGAAGAATGTGCTACTTATGTTTACGCAATGATGCATAATGTATTGCTTTGAATGAGGGAACTAAAGTTGTGTAGATCAATGTGATGGGAAGTACTAGTAGAATGTGTGTTTTTGGGGGGTGGTTAAATTGCAGTTGTGTTTTACAGGTGCCCTGCGTTTTATGAGGAGGATTATTGGCCTGAAAGATGAGTTTTATAATCGCTATATCATCAAAGGAAACTTGTTTGAGCCAGTCATAAATGCCTTGTTGGACAATGGTACAAGGTACAATCTTCTGAATTCAGCAATTATTGAACTCTTTGAATTTATCAAAGTGGTAAGTACATCTAATATATGACCTGTGGCTATGTTGTATTATAGATCAGTAGTTTAGACAATACATTAAGAGCCTAAGATTTTACTAGGTTTTGATTCCAGCATCCACTATTATGTAAAGTAAGGTAAAATGGAGCACACATTTTAGTCAGGTGTTTCTAGATGCTACTAAATCAGTGTAGAGTATACATTGAAAACACTTGAAAATTATTGGTAAAATGCAGCAATGCTCATTCCAGATATACATCTGGTCCTCAGGCTACCTTTTGAGTACCAGGGCTGTAAAGGGCCTCTCccttaatgcatatttttattttatactagTCCTATTTCTTTGGCTGCATCATCAACATTAACAAGTTTTTACATTCTCTTATTTCTATTGCAGTTCTCTACTTCAAGGTTCACATGTATTATCAAAATTGTGTAATATGTTGATTCCTAATTcaagtttttcatgtttatttgaaCAGGAGGATATTAAGTTACTCACTGCACACATAATTGACAACTTCTATGAAACACTTGAATCTATTGAATATGTTCAGACATTTAAAGGACTGAACACTAGATATGAGCAGGAGAAGGACAGACAGAATCAAAGACTGAATAGGTCAGTATATAAACTATCTAGCAATGGGGATAAATGAGTCCTACATACATGTAAAGTTTATATTGTGACCTACACCtgtgggcaaaagttttgcatcactatgAACATattcaaatcttatttaacaaagaaaaaaatatgtagcaATTATGTACTGGAAgctataacagtagtacagtatttcatattagatttcaaaatgtcacatttttgaatTTGTCGGTTTTTCAGTTATATGccaaactacaaagcggtatgtaatttgaATATGTTCATGTAtgattatttagcaggtttcatttgacttcatgaagcaatttgttaattctgtagtgtGGTGCAAAACTTGGCCATTGCTGTATATTGTACACTTATGTCTGCAACCTCTGTGATTTAAG
The Polyodon spathula isolate WHYD16114869_AA chromosome 5, ASM1765450v1, whole genome shotgun sequence DNA segment above includes these coding regions:
- the LOC121316148 gene encoding serine/threonine-protein phosphatase 4 regulatory subunit 3-like isoform X2 encodes the protein MSDTRRRVKVYTLNEDRQWDDRGTGHVSSTYVERLKGMALLVRAESDGFILGSLLLESKISPNTAYQKQQDTLIVWSEAENYDLALSFQEKAGCDEIWEKICQVQGKDPAVEITQELIDESEEERFEEMPETSHLVDLPPCELNKLEEIADLVTSVLSSPIRREKLALALMNEGYIKKLLQLFQVCEDLENTEDLHHLYEIVRGILFLNKAALFEVMFSDDCIMDVVGCLEYDPALVQPKKHREFLTKTAKFKEVIPITDSELRQKIHQTYRVQYIQDIILPTPSVFEENFLSTLTSFIFFNKVEIVSMLQEDEKFLSEVFAQLTDEATDDGKRRELVNFFKEFCAFSQTLQPQNRDAFFKTLANLGILPALEIVMGMDDLQVRAAATDIFSYLVEFSPSMVREFVMQEAQQSDDDILLINVVIEQMICDPDPELGGAVQLMGLLRTLIDPENMLAPSNVRKLYRKTEKTEFLSFFYKYCMHVLTAPLLANTAEEKTGKDAVVGSNKISAICPDNFQTAQLLALILELLTFCVEHHTYHIKNYIMNKDLLRRVLVLMNSKHTFLALCALRFMRRIIGLKDEFYNRYIIKGNLFEPVINALLDNGTRYNLLNSAIIELFEFIKVEDIKLLTAHIIDNFYETLESIEYVQTFKGLNTRYEQEKDRQNQRLNSVPSTVRNNRYRRDARALEDDEEMWFNEDEEEEGEAVVPPVEKSKTEDDFSDNYGKFIEAKKVKENEDKENLPKRTSSGSFKFTFSHSAGAANGTNSTNSKSAAAPSSPASTNSSSSKTVSSPAPVMTKQAGLVGLVDYPDDEEEDDEEEEASPRKRSRLGS
- the LOC121316148 gene encoding serine/threonine-protein phosphatase 4 regulatory subunit 3-like isoform X1; the protein is MSDTRRRVKVYTLNEDRQWDDRGTGHVSSTYVERLKGMALLVRAESDGFILGSLLLESKISPNTAYQKQQDTLIVWSEAENYDLALSFQEKAGCDEIWEKICQVQGKDPAVEITQELIDESEEERFEEMPETSHLVDLPPCELNKLEEIADLVTSVLSSPIRREKLALALMNEGYIKKLLQLFQVCEDLENTEDLHHLYEIVRGILFLNKAALFEVMFSDDCIMDVVGCLEYDPALVQPKKHREFLTKTAKFKEVIPITDSELRQKIHQTYRVQYIQDIILPTPSVFEENFLSTLTSFIFFNKVEIVSMLQEDEKFLSEVFAQLTDEATDDGKRRELVNFFKEFCAFSQTLQPQNRDAFFKTLANLGILPALEIVMGMDDLQVRAAATDIFSYLVEFSPSMVREFVMQEAQQSDDDILLINVVIEQMICDPDPELGGAVQLMGLLRTLIDPENMLAPSNVRKLYRKTEKTEFLSFFYKYCMHVLTAPLLANTAEEKTGKDAVVGSNKISAICPDNFQTAQLLALILELLTFCVEHHTYHIKNYIMNKDLLRRVLVLMNSKHTFLALCALRFMRRIIGLKDEFYNRYIIKGNLFEPVINALLDNGTRYNLLNSAIIELFEFIKVEDIKLLTAHIIDNFYETLESIEYVQTFKGLNTRYEQEKDRQNQRLNSVPSTVRNNRYRRDARALEDDEEMWFNEDEEEEGEAVVPPVEKSKTEDDFSDNYGKFIEAKKAVKENEDKENLPKRTSSGSFKFTFSHSAGAANGTNSTNSKSAAAPSSPASTNSSSSKTVSSPAPVMTKQAGLVGLVDYPDDEEEDDEEEEASPRKRSRLGS